A single Carnobacterium alterfunditum DSM 5972 DNA region contains:
- a CDS encoding Mur ligase family protein: MSIRSAFAIAVGRTTRWGLHTFLKGGSSYPGQLTQKMDPTVLGTLSRNYDVVIVTGTNGKTLTTALTYQVLKQKYPEIITNPTGANMLQGIISTFLEHHSYTKNTEKKAAVLEVDEASLIHVTKYIKPKAIIFTNVFRDQMDRYGEIYTTYQMMLNGAALAPNALIVSNGDAPIFNSKETVNKRVYFGFDHLPDGELKAHYNTDGVLCPQCNNILHYKFLTYSNLGKYYCPNCDFKRPDLTYRLTNLSHMDHQSSRFEIDGEEFEIKIGGQYNIYNALAAYSVGRILDVSTDQIRAGFAASKRIFGRQEVIQIEDKEVTINLVKNPVGLNQVLEMIQLDPEPFSLVSILNANYADGTDVSWIWDANYEIVKDLNVKEVTVGGERVEDITARLEVAGIPEEELQVIPSIPEIIKNFKNAPTKKIYVLATYTAVLQLRKELANQGYIEGGM; the protein is encoded by the coding sequence TTGAGTATACGTAGTGCATTTGCCATTGCAGTAGGAAGAACAACTAGATGGGGACTTCATACTTTTCTTAAAGGTGGAAGTAGTTACCCTGGTCAGCTAACACAAAAAATGGACCCTACTGTGTTAGGTACTTTATCAAGAAATTATGATGTAGTCATTGTTACTGGAACAAATGGTAAAACTTTGACGACCGCTTTGACCTATCAAGTTTTGAAACAAAAATATCCTGAAATCATTACAAATCCCACTGGAGCAAATATGCTGCAAGGAATTATTTCAACTTTTCTTGAACATCACTCTTACACTAAAAACACTGAAAAAAAAGCGGCTGTTCTTGAAGTCGATGAAGCCAGCTTGATCCATGTTACGAAATACATTAAGCCGAAAGCTATCATCTTTACAAATGTTTTTCGTGATCAAATGGACCGTTACGGTGAAATTTACACCACTTATCAAATGATGCTGAATGGTGCCGCTTTAGCACCTAATGCTTTGATCGTCAGCAATGGTGATGCGCCTATTTTCAATTCTAAAGAGACCGTTAATAAACGCGTTTACTTTGGTTTTGACCATCTTCCAGATGGTGAATTGAAAGCTCATTACAATACCGATGGCGTATTGTGCCCACAGTGCAATAATATTTTACATTACAAATTTTTAACTTATAGTAATCTCGGAAAATACTATTGTCCGAATTGCGATTTCAAGCGTCCAGATCTAACTTATCGTTTAACCAACTTGTCTCACATGGACCACCAATCTTCTCGTTTTGAAATTGATGGTGAAGAATTTGAAATTAAGATCGGCGGACAATACAATATTTACAACGCTTTAGCCGCATACAGTGTCGGCCGTATTTTAGATGTTTCTACGGATCAAATTCGTGCCGGATTTGCCGCATCAAAACGCATTTTTGGCCGTCAAGAAGTCATTCAGATCGAAGATAAAGAAGTGACTATCAACTTGGTGAAAAATCCGGTTGGGTTAAATCAAGTATTAGAAATGATTCAACTTGATCCAGAACCGTTCTCTCTTGTTTCTATTTTAAACGCAAATTACGCTGATGGAACAGACGTTAGCTGGATCTGGGATGCGAATTATGAGATCGTTAAAGACCTTAATGTAAAAGAAGTGACTGTTGGCGGTGAACGTGTCGAAGACATCACTGCTCGCTTAGAAGTAGCTGGGATCCCTGAGGAAGAACTTCAAGTTATTCCAAGTATCCCTGAAATAATCAAGAACTTTAAAAATGCTCCAACGAAAAAAATATACGTTCTGGCTACTTATACCGCAGTCTTGCAATTGCGTAAAGAGTTAGCTAATCAAGGGTATATTGAGGGAGGTATGTAA
- a CDS encoding VOC family protein: MTLSAKTIIGKVVLNVESMEKMKKFYTTIIGLEIKNETEHLLQLGALGDKQVILELQPVPTIGEKPSATGMYHMAFLLPTRKDLGEIFYHILASKYPLTGASDHGYSEALYLDDPEGNGIEIYRDKPKSMWDIREDGQIVGVTEAMDADGVIGEAKQAFQGMPKGTYMGHVHLFVAELEETEKFYNDILGFDLKFKFGPQAKFFAAGEYHHQIAANVWAGKNIPAAQKGLRGLAYFTIVVSSSDELAQIKEKLDAKNYSYQLDEATQTLSLEDTNGIAIKITTTD; encoded by the coding sequence ATGACTTTATCAGCGAAAACAATCATTGGAAAAGTGGTATTAAATGTTGAAAGTATGGAGAAAATGAAAAAATTCTATACAACGATCATTGGACTAGAAATTAAAAATGAAACTGAACATTTGCTTCAATTAGGAGCATTAGGTGATAAACAAGTTATATTAGAATTACAGCCGGTTCCAACCATCGGAGAAAAACCAAGTGCAACTGGTATGTATCATATGGCCTTTTTGTTGCCAACACGTAAAGACTTAGGAGAAATTTTTTATCACATTTTAGCATCAAAGTATCCATTGACTGGTGCAAGCGACCATGGGTACAGTGAAGCATTGTATTTAGATGATCCAGAAGGAAATGGAATTGAAATTTATAGAGATAAGCCAAAATCAATGTGGGATATTAGAGAAGACGGACAAATCGTTGGAGTAACAGAGGCGATGGATGCAGACGGTGTTATTGGAGAAGCTAAACAGGCCTTTCAAGGAATGCCTAAAGGAACCTATATGGGGCACGTTCATTTGTTTGTAGCAGAATTAGAAGAAACAGAAAAATTTTACAACGATATTTTAGGTTTTGATTTGAAATTTAAATTTGGTCCTCAAGCTAAATTTTTCGCGGCAGGAGAGTACCATCACCAGATCGCGGCCAATGTCTGGGCTGGAAAAAACATTCCGGCAGCTCAAAAAGGCTTAAGAGGCTTAGCTTACTTTACAATCGTTGTTTCATCATCTGATGAATTAGCACAAATAAAAGAAAAACTCGATGCAAAAAATTATAGTTATCAATTAGATGAAGCAACACAAACCCTTTCTTTAGAAGATACAAATGGAATAGCCATAAAAATCACAACAACCGACTAA
- a CDS encoding type 1 glutamine amidotransferase, with the protein MIELNVCHLYGDLLNTYGDNGNLLMLKHRAKKRGIHFNIEIISLNDPFDADKYDLVFFGGGQDYEQRIVSKDIQTKKEAIIKYIENDGVTVGICGGFQLLGHYYVDAAGNRINGIGALNHYTLNQDNNRFIGDIVIKNNEFGETYKGFENHNGRTFLGEGVKPLGIVEMGHGNNGEDKTEGAHYKQTYCSYFHGPLLVRNTTLTDRILKEVVKKRFPKEAEALFG; encoded by the coding sequence ATGATTGAATTAAATGTTTGTCATCTTTACGGTGATCTGTTGAATACTTATGGCGATAATGGCAACTTATTAATGCTAAAACACCGTGCTAAAAAAAGAGGTATTCACTTTAATATCGAAATTATAAGTTTAAATGACCCATTTGATGCGGATAAATATGATTTAGTTTTCTTCGGTGGCGGACAGGATTATGAGCAACGGATCGTTTCTAAAGATATCCAAACTAAAAAAGAGGCCATTATTAAATACATTGAAAATGATGGTGTCACAGTCGGTATTTGTGGTGGCTTTCAATTGTTAGGACACTATTATGTTGATGCTGCCGGAAATCGTATCAATGGTATTGGCGCTTTGAACCACTATACATTGAACCAAGACAACAATCGTTTTATTGGCGATATCGTCATCAAAAATAATGAGTTCGGCGAAACGTATAAAGGATTTGAAAATCATAATGGCCGTACTTTCCTTGGCGAAGGGGTAAAACCTTTAGGTATCGTGGAAATGGGTCACGGCAACAACGGAGAAGATAAAACAGAAGGTGCTCATTACAAACAAACGTATTGCTCATACTTCCATGGACCCTTGTTAGTTCGTAACACCACATTGACGGATCGTATCCTAAAAGAAGTTGTCAAAAAACGCTTCCCTAAAGAAGCAGAAGCATTATTCGGTTAA
- a CDS encoding MBL fold metallo-hydrolase, with translation MTEIKRITTGRIAENCYVIYQKGKALIVDPGDEFVVIKRALDELKVVPVAILLTHTHYDHIGALEEARKMYSIPVYVSGLEHAWLGNPILNLSINSGHPFTTEPAEYEFELFKTYDIAGFQFEVVPTPGHSPGGVSFIFDDFVVSGDALFKGSIGRADLTGSDLGALLKGIKEQLFTLPDNMRVYPGHGDDTTIGYEKRTNPFFR, from the coding sequence ATGACGGAAATCAAAAGAATCACAACTGGAAGAATTGCAGAAAATTGTTACGTTATCTACCAGAAAGGAAAAGCATTGATCGTTGATCCTGGAGATGAATTTGTAGTGATAAAAAGAGCATTAGATGAATTGAAAGTGGTACCTGTTGCTATTTTATTGACGCATACACATTATGATCATATTGGTGCATTAGAAGAAGCTAGAAAAATGTATTCTATTCCAGTTTATGTTAGTGGTTTAGAGCATGCTTGGCTTGGAAATCCTATTTTGAATCTTTCCATTAATTCAGGACATCCGTTTACAACGGAGCCTGCCGAATACGAATTTGAATTATTCAAGACATATGATATTGCAGGATTTCAATTTGAAGTTGTTCCAACTCCAGGGCATTCACCGGGCGGAGTCAGTTTTATATTTGATGATTTTGTTGTTTCTGGTGATGCACTATTCAAAGGAAGTATTGGAAGAGCTGATTTAACAGGCAGTGATCTAGGAGCATTACTAAAAGGGATCAAAGAGCAGCTCTTTACTTTGCCTGATAATATGCGGGTTTATCCAGGTCATGGAGATGACACGACTATTGGATATGAAAAAAGGACCAATCCTTTTTTTAGGTAA
- the manA gene encoding mannose-6-phosphate isomerase, class I — protein MNEPLLLKPVLQEKIWGGKKLREVFGYDLPSDKTGEAWAISAHPNGPSLVENGPYKGLTLAEVWDQHREVFGNAEGEVFPLLTKILDAADDLSVQVHPDDRYGMEHEGELGKTECWYVIDADKGAEIIYGHHAQTKEELEQMIIDGKWDELLRRIEVEKGDFFYVPSGTIHAIGGGITILETQQSSDTTYRVYDYDRKDDQGNLRELHIKQSVDVTTVPHVDSTPETRIEKQEEATITTLVKTSFFDVYKWEVKGKADFNATAPYTLVSVVEGNGKLIVEAGEYPLKKGTHLILPNDIKKWTIEGELKIIASNN, from the coding sequence ATGAATGAACCTTTACTATTAAAACCTGTTTTACAAGAAAAAATCTGGGGTGGTAAAAAACTGCGTGAGGTTTTTGGCTATGATTTACCAAGTGATAAAACGGGAGAAGCATGGGCAATAAGTGCCCACCCTAATGGTCCGAGTTTAGTAGAAAATGGACCATATAAAGGCCTGACCCTAGCTGAGGTATGGGATCAGCATCGTGAAGTATTTGGGAACGCAGAAGGAGAAGTTTTTCCTTTGTTAACCAAGATTTTGGATGCTGCTGATGATTTATCTGTACAAGTTCATCCAGATGATCGATACGGTATGGAGCATGAAGGCGAATTAGGTAAAACAGAGTGCTGGTATGTCATTGATGCTGATAAAGGTGCGGAAATCATTTATGGTCACCACGCTCAGACAAAAGAAGAATTAGAACAAATGATTATCGACGGCAAATGGGATGAACTACTGCGTCGCATAGAAGTTGAAAAAGGCGACTTTTTCTACGTCCCAAGCGGAACGATCCATGCAATCGGTGGAGGGATCACGATTCTTGAAACCCAACAATCCAGTGATACGACTTACCGGGTGTACGATTATGACCGTAAAGATGACCAAGGAAATTTAAGAGAATTACACATTAAACAATCGGTGGATGTAACGACTGTCCCTCATGTAGATTCGACTCCTGAAACAAGGATAGAAAAACAAGAAGAGGCAACGATCACAACGCTAGTGAAGACTTCATTTTTTGACGTCTACAAATGGGAAGTGAAGGGTAAAGCTGATTTTAACGCAACAGCTCCTTACACTCTTGTCAGCGTGGTAGAAGGAAACGGTAAATTGATCGTTGAAGCAGGAGAGTATCCACTGAAAAAAGGAACCCACTTGATATTGCCAAATGATATCAAAAAATGGACAATCGAAGGCGAACTAAAAATCATCGCATCAAACAACTAG
- a CDS encoding ABC transporter ATP-binding protein: MFKLIKKLNIWAVFGAVLFMFIQVIGDLYLPTLTADIIDNGVSTGNVEYIISVGVKMLGFSLLSILAALVNVYLAAQQSQRLGKKLRSELYRKVSYFSNDEMDKVGTSSLLTRTTNDVEQIQLVTMIMLRLMIMAPIMLVGAGALAYSREPKLAQIFMYVIPVLVVFIGLIMYFSVPYFKSLQKKTDNLNLVFREGLTGIRVIRAFNRNESETRRFDEANKSFAETSIKAQTILSLLFPTMTLIVSVTNIAIIWFGGAYISTGDMEVGNLVTFMTYAMQILISVMMLAMVFIFIPRGQVSAARINEVLAMESKIQDPKKPIAIEKQTMGVLAFENVNFRYSGAEKLALEGINFKGLKGEVVAIIGGTGSGKSTIANLITRFYDIESGSIKINGVDIRKMEQTALRSLIGYAPQKALLFTGTIRENLQYGKPDATDAEMWHALKIAQAADFVLELPKGLDAVVEQGGGNFSGGQKQRLNIARALVAKADILIFDDSFSALDFKTDAALRKALLPETRNSVVLIIAQRISSVIQADTILVLEEGKLVGKGTHEELKLTNKTYQEIMRSQMSEEEMS; encoded by the coding sequence ATGTTTAAGTTAATAAAAAAATTGAACATTTGGGCTGTTTTTGGAGCGGTGCTATTTATGTTCATTCAAGTTATTGGAGACTTGTATCTTCCAACTTTGACCGCCGATATTATTGACAATGGTGTATCGACTGGGAACGTGGAGTATATTATTTCTGTAGGCGTTAAAATGTTGGGATTTTCATTGCTTAGTATCCTTGCTGCGCTCGTAAATGTTTATTTGGCCGCACAACAATCACAACGGTTAGGAAAAAAACTGCGTAGTGAACTTTACCGGAAAGTTTCCTATTTCTCAAATGATGAAATGGACAAAGTAGGAACATCTTCTTTACTTACAAGAACAACTAATGATGTAGAACAAATTCAATTGGTTACAATGATCATGTTGAGATTGATGATCATGGCTCCTATCATGCTAGTAGGGGCAGGAGCACTAGCCTACAGTCGTGAACCAAAATTAGCCCAGATTTTCATGTATGTCATCCCAGTATTGGTTGTTTTTATAGGACTTATTATGTATTTCTCAGTCCCATATTTCAAATCATTGCAAAAGAAAACAGACAACTTAAATCTAGTCTTTCGCGAAGGACTGACAGGTATCCGGGTCATTCGCGCATTTAATCGGAATGAGTCTGAAACGAGACGGTTTGATGAAGCTAACAAATCGTTTGCTGAAACATCTATTAAAGCTCAAACGATTTTGAGCTTATTGTTTCCAACAATGACTTTGATCGTCAGTGTAACGAATATTGCTATTATTTGGTTTGGTGGAGCCTATATCAGCACTGGGGATATGGAAGTTGGGAATTTAGTTACTTTTATGACCTATGCAATGCAAATCTTAATAAGCGTCATGATGTTGGCGATGGTCTTTATTTTTATTCCGCGAGGACAAGTCTCAGCAGCACGCATCAATGAAGTTTTAGCGATGGAAAGTAAAATACAAGATCCAAAAAAGCCAATTGCTATTGAAAAACAGACGATGGGAGTGCTAGCATTTGAAAATGTGAATTTCCGTTATTCAGGAGCAGAAAAATTAGCGTTAGAAGGAATCAATTTTAAAGGTTTAAAAGGTGAAGTGGTCGCAATCATTGGAGGAACAGGTTCTGGTAAATCAACTATCGCAAATCTGATCACACGTTTTTATGATATTGAATCAGGAAGTATCAAGATCAATGGTGTTGATATCCGGAAAATGGAGCAGACAGCATTGCGCAGTCTTATAGGATATGCGCCGCAAAAAGCATTGCTTTTCACAGGAACGATTCGTGAAAATTTACAATACGGAAAACCAGATGCAACAGATGCAGAAATGTGGCATGCGTTAAAAATTGCTCAAGCAGCGGACTTTGTATTGGAGTTGCCTAAAGGCTTAGATGCGGTAGTTGAACAAGGTGGAGGGAATTTCTCTGGTGGGCAAAAGCAACGATTAAATATCGCTAGAGCATTAGTCGCAAAAGCCGATATATTGATCTTTGACGATTCTTTTTCCGCACTTGATTTTAAAACGGATGCAGCTTTAAGGAAAGCTTTGCTTCCAGAAACGAGAAATTCAGTGGTCTTGATTATTGCTCAAAGAATTAGTTCGGTCATACAAGCCGACACGATACTTGTTTTAGAAGAAGGGAAATTGGTCGGCAAAGGAACACATGAGGAATTAAAGCTGACAAATAAAACATACCAAGAAATAATGAGATCTCAAATGAGTGAGGAGGAGATGTCATGA
- a CDS encoding NAD(P)H-dependent oxidoreductase, translated as MPKLLVVRAHPLDSKTSRSMQVTDAFVKSYIENHPTDSIEDINLYDLAIPDIDRDLLQAWSELSSGTAFDELSETKQQKLTLFNGYTNGFLNADKIIIANPLWNLNVPTRLKAWVDTVTVAGKTFKYNEKGESIGLAGDKKVLHIQANGGVYGGKDPANQYLKTILTYIGVTDFQELFVEGMDHTPDKAADIMAVGIEKATALGKTF; from the coding sequence ATGCCAAAACTATTAGTTGTTCGTGCTCATCCACTAGATAGCAAGACTTCTCGTTCGATGCAAGTAACTGATGCTTTCGTAAAATCATATATTGAAAATCACCCTACAGATAGTATTGAAGACATCAATTTATATGATTTAGCTATCCCCGATATTGATCGTGATTTATTGCAAGCTTGGTCAGAACTTAGTAGTGGAACTGCTTTTGATGAATTATCTGAAACTAAACAACAAAAACTCACATTATTTAATGGATACACAAATGGCTTTTTGAATGCTGATAAAATTATTATTGCTAATCCTTTATGGAATTTAAATGTTCCTACTCGTTTAAAAGCATGGGTCGATACAGTCACCGTTGCTGGAAAAACATTTAAATACAACGAAAAAGGTGAATCAATTGGACTTGCTGGAGATAAGAAAGTTCTTCACATTCAAGCAAATGGCGGAGTTTATGGTGGAAAAGACCCTGCTAATCAATATTTGAAAACTATTTTAACCTATATCGGTGTCACTGATTTCCAAGAATTATTTGTTGAAGGTATGGATCATACACCTGATAAAGCAGCAGATATTATGGCTGTGGGAATCGAAAAAGCAACTGCCTTAGGAAAAACATTTTAA
- a CDS encoding serine hydrolase domain-containing protein, protein MYPKTKKMIQQLIEDEVIPGANFGFITTNERLEYHAGSAAILPKREAIKENQVYDVASLTKVFLTATIFLQLWQEGKLAPDDKVSRYLTDFTDQKVTLRHLLTHTSGIEGYIPNRNTLSASELREAILHLPVGKLFEKEVRYTDIGFILLGFIIEVIEKDSLDNVFAGRISGPLNLTDSSYHPRDKQACAPTEMDPKRGMIRGDVHDPKAYILGNHCGSAGLFSTLTDCLTFSQMILNRGELNRKRILNEKTVLLLLKDWTPNGKLNRSLGWDIKTKGSKNYLFHTGFTGTFIILDILQKTAFVFLSNRVHPTNDNKSDYLNQRDRLVDCYLAEKETMKNQIDFRRSKSDE, encoded by the coding sequence ATGTATCCAAAAACAAAAAAAATGATCCAGCAATTGATCGAAGACGAAGTAATACCAGGAGCAAATTTTGGTTTTATCACAACTAATGAACGACTAGAATACCATGCAGGATCAGCTGCAATTTTACCAAAAAGAGAAGCTATCAAAGAAAATCAGGTTTATGATGTTGCCTCATTAACAAAAGTGTTCTTAACAGCGACTATCTTCTTGCAATTATGGCAGGAAGGAAAATTAGCTCCAGATGATAAGGTCAGCCGTTATTTGACAGATTTCACAGATCAAAAAGTGACCCTAAGGCATTTATTGACTCATACGTCCGGTATAGAAGGCTATATTCCAAATCGAAATACTTTATCTGCAAGTGAGTTGCGAGAAGCCATTCTCCATTTGCCAGTTGGAAAGCTCTTTGAAAAAGAAGTTCGCTACACGGATATAGGGTTCATCTTGTTAGGTTTTATTATTGAAGTAATCGAAAAAGACAGTTTAGATAATGTCTTTGCTGGACGCATCAGCGGACCTTTGAATTTAACGGATTCGTCCTATCATCCTCGAGACAAACAAGCATGTGCTCCAACAGAAATGGACCCCAAAAGAGGAATGATAAGAGGTGATGTCCATGACCCTAAAGCTTATATACTTGGAAATCATTGCGGAAGTGCAGGCTTATTTTCAACGCTAACAGACTGTTTGACCTTTAGCCAAATGATTTTGAATAGAGGAGAACTCAATAGAAAACGTATTCTTAATGAAAAAACTGTGCTATTATTATTAAAAGACTGGACACCAAATGGTAAATTAAACCGATCGTTAGGCTGGGATATAAAGACCAAAGGTAGTAAAAACTATTTGTTTCATACTGGATTTACAGGAACTTTTATTATATTAGATATCTTGCAGAAAACGGCCTTTGTATTTTTATCTAATCGTGTCCATCCAACGAATGACAACAAATCGGATTACCTTAACCAGCGTGATCGTTTAGTAGACTGTTACTTAGCTGAAAAGGAAACAATGAAGAATCAAATAGATTTTAGGAGGAGTAAAAGCGATGAATGA
- a CDS encoding ABC transporter ATP-binding protein — MSKNNPDPTKPVRAIKPKNFWKTLIRLLGYMSTRSLALIIILLLAVSAIVLQTRTPKILGAATTEIFRGVMEGMRLRQAGQEVELLPIDFELITSILTTVAIFYVFSAIFSYFQQFTMTRVAQRTVYDLRNDLKDKMNRVPMHYYDTHSNGDIMSRAVNDMDQIANTLQQTLTQFINSVVTFFAVLYMMLTINGTLTLVTLITVPVSAVAIGLIAPRSQKLFAAQQKRLGLLNDQVEETYAGHIVVKTYNQEEHEILKFEEKNDQLFQASRKAQFLSGIIMPLMVFIRNLGYLGVATVGGVFVANGVVTLGNVQAMLQYTNQFNQPIREMANLINMIQATIASAERVFEVLDEAEMTNETSSIKPVEHSPYKVQFEHVQFGYGGKDEPLLMKDFNLNVEEGQMVAIVGPTGAGKSTLINLLERFYDVSGGSIKIDGVDTRDFTREEVRSRFAMVLQDTWLFNGTILDNIRYGSAEYGQDDERVYNSAKAAHVDEFVRKLPKGYETMLNEEASNISSGQRQLITIARAFLADPEILILDEATSSVDTRTEVLIQKAMRKLLKNRTSFVVAHRLSTIREADNIVVMDQGDVIETGTHDELMAQNGFYADLYNSQFV; from the coding sequence ATGAGCAAAAACAATCCTGATCCAACTAAACCAGTTCGCGCAATCAAACCGAAAAATTTTTGGAAGACATTGATCAGATTGCTTGGTTATATGTCTACTCGTTCTTTGGCGCTCATAATAATATTACTCTTAGCCGTTAGTGCGATCGTTTTACAAACTCGAACGCCAAAGATTTTAGGAGCAGCGACAACTGAAATTTTCAGAGGTGTAATGGAAGGTATGCGATTGCGTCAAGCAGGGCAAGAAGTTGAGCTGTTACCCATTGATTTTGAATTGATCACAAGTATTTTGACAACTGTTGCGATCTTTTATGTATTTTCAGCCATTTTCAGCTACTTTCAACAATTCACAATGACTCGTGTGGCGCAAAGAACGGTATATGATTTGCGAAATGACTTAAAAGATAAAATGAACCGCGTTCCAATGCACTACTATGACACGCATTCAAACGGAGATATCATGTCTCGCGCTGTAAATGACATGGATCAAATCGCCAATACATTGCAGCAAACCCTCACACAATTTATCAATAGTGTGGTCACCTTTTTTGCTGTCCTCTATATGATGCTCACTATCAATGGAACGTTGACCTTAGTCACGTTGATCACTGTTCCCGTAAGCGCTGTAGCGATTGGTTTAATTGCTCCAAGATCACAAAAATTATTTGCAGCTCAGCAAAAAAGGTTAGGGCTGTTAAATGATCAAGTTGAAGAGACTTATGCCGGACACATTGTCGTAAAAACCTACAATCAAGAAGAGCATGAAATCCTAAAGTTTGAAGAAAAAAATGATCAACTCTTCCAAGCTTCACGAAAAGCTCAGTTCTTATCGGGTATCATCATGCCATTGATGGTTTTTATTCGGAACTTAGGCTACCTAGGTGTTGCTACAGTAGGTGGGGTTTTTGTTGCAAATGGCGTAGTGACCTTAGGGAATGTTCAAGCTATGTTGCAATATACAAACCAATTCAATCAGCCTATTCGCGAAATGGCCAATCTGATCAATATGATCCAAGCAACGATCGCATCAGCTGAACGTGTTTTTGAGGTGCTAGATGAAGCTGAGATGACTAATGAAACTTCATCTATAAAGCCTGTGGAACATTCGCCTTACAAAGTCCAATTTGAGCATGTTCAATTTGGCTATGGGGGTAAAGATGAGCCACTATTGATGAAAGACTTTAATTTAAACGTTGAAGAAGGACAAATGGTCGCCATTGTTGGCCCAACAGGGGCAGGAAAGTCCACTTTGATCAATCTGCTGGAGCGCTTTTATGATGTGAGTGGCGGAAGCATCAAAATTGATGGAGTTGATACGCGAGATTTTACAAGAGAAGAAGTGCGGTCGCGTTTTGCGATGGTTTTGCAAGATACCTGGCTATTCAATGGGACGATTCTTGATAATATTCGTTATGGTAGTGCTGAATATGGTCAAGATGACGAACGTGTTTACAATTCAGCTAAAGCAGCGCACGTAGATGAATTCGTGCGTAAACTGCCAAAGGGGTATGAGACTATGCTTAATGAAGAAGCGAGCAACATTTCATCAGGTCAAAGACAATTGATCACGATTGCTCGGGCTTTTTTAGCTGATCCAGAAATTTTGATCCTAGATGAAGCCACGTCGAGTGTTGATACGCGGACTGAAGTACTGATTCAAAAAGCGATGAGAAAGCTGCTGAAAAACAGAACTAGTTTTGTCGTGGCTCACCGTCTTTCAACTATTCGCGAGGCGGATAATATTGTTGTGATGGATCAGGGAGATGTAATTGAAACAGGGACTCATGATGAGTTGATGGCTCAAAACGGCTTCTATGCCGATCTTTACAACAGTCAATTTGTCTAA